The Streptomyces sp. Alt3 genome has a segment encoding these proteins:
- a CDS encoding sugar ABC transporter ATP-binding protein has translation MSESVELLRIEGVRKTFPGVVALDSVDFDLRSGEVHVLLGENGAGKSTLIKMLSGAYRPDGGRIFAGGQEVRIHGAQDAERLGIATIYQEFNLVPDLTVAENIFLGRQPRRFGMIDRRRMEADAEVLLRRVGLHVSPRAKVRELGIARLQMVEIAKALSLDARVLIMDEPTAVLTSEEVDKLFGIVRQLRADGVGVVFITHHLDEIAALGDRVTVLRDGRSIDQVPASTPEAELVQLMVGRSIEQQYPRERPETGAPLLSVRGLTRDGVFHDISFDVKAGEVVGLAGLVGAGRTEVARAVFGADPYDTGTVDVNGERLGRHDVTAAMGAGIGLVPEDRKGQGLVLDASVQENLGLVTLRSATRSGLVDVKGQRTAAARIAEQLGVRMAGLGQHVRTLSGGNQQKVVIGKWLLADTRVLILDEPTRGIDVGAKVEIYQLINELTASGHAVLMISSDLPEVLGMSDRVLVMAQGRIAGELPAHEATQDAVMALAVSAAPVTTPTEKAEEGPRGH, from the coding sequence GTGAGCGAATCGGTCGAGTTGCTGCGCATCGAAGGCGTACGCAAGACCTTCCCCGGTGTCGTCGCCCTGGACAGTGTCGACTTCGACCTGCGCAGCGGCGAAGTGCACGTCCTGCTCGGTGAGAACGGCGCCGGCAAGAGCACCCTCATCAAGATGCTCTCCGGCGCCTACCGCCCCGACGGCGGCCGGATCTTCGCCGGCGGCCAAGAGGTGCGCATCCACGGTGCGCAGGACGCCGAACGGCTCGGGATCGCCACGATCTACCAGGAGTTCAACCTGGTCCCCGATCTGACGGTCGCCGAGAACATCTTCCTCGGCCGCCAGCCGCGCCGCTTCGGCATGATCGACCGGCGGCGCATGGAGGCCGACGCGGAGGTGCTGCTGCGCCGGGTCGGACTGCATGTCTCGCCCAGGGCAAAGGTCCGTGAACTGGGCATCGCCCGACTGCAGATGGTGGAGATCGCGAAGGCGCTCAGCCTGGACGCCCGCGTCCTGATCATGGACGAGCCGACCGCCGTCCTCACCTCCGAGGAGGTCGACAAACTCTTCGGCATCGTGAGGCAGCTCCGCGCGGACGGCGTCGGCGTCGTCTTCATCACCCACCACCTCGACGAGATCGCCGCCCTCGGCGACCGCGTCACCGTCCTGCGTGACGGCCGCAGCATCGACCAGGTGCCCGCCTCGACACCCGAGGCGGAGCTCGTCCAGCTCATGGTGGGACGGAGCATCGAGCAGCAGTACCCGCGCGAACGCCCGGAAACGGGAGCGCCGTTGCTCTCCGTCCGCGGACTCACCCGCGACGGGGTGTTCCACGACATCAGCTTCGACGTGAAGGCCGGTGAGGTCGTCGGCCTCGCCGGACTCGTCGGAGCGGGCCGCACCGAGGTCGCCAGGGCCGTGTTCGGCGCCGACCCCTACGACACCGGCACCGTCGACGTGAACGGCGAACGCCTGGGCAGGCACGACGTGACCGCCGCCATGGGCGCCGGGATCGGACTGGTCCCGGAGGACCGCAAGGGACAGGGCCTCGTGCTCGACGCCTCCGTGCAGGAGAACCTGGGCCTCGTCACCCTCCGCTCGGCGACCCGCTCCGGACTCGTCGACGTGAAGGGGCAGCGCACCGCCGCCGCCCGCATCGCCGAACAGCTCGGTGTCCGGATGGCCGGCCTCGGCCAGCACGTCCGCACGCTGTCCGGCGGCAACCAGCAGAAGGTCGTCATCGGGAAGTGGCTCCTGGCCGACACCCGGGTGCTGATCCTCGACGAACCGACGCGCGGCATCGACGTCGGGGCCAAGGTCGAGATCTACCAGCTCATCAACGAGCTCACGGCCTCCGGACACGCAGTCCTGATGATCTCCAGCGATCTGCCCGAGGTCCTCGGCATGAGCGACCGGGTGCTGGTCATGGCCCAGGGCCGCATCGCCGGAGAACTCCCCGCACACGAAGCCACCCAGGACGCGGTGATGGCACTCGCCGTCAGCGCCGCACCCGTCACCACACCCACAGAGAAGGCAGAGGAGGGCCCCCGTGGCCACTGA
- a CDS encoding LacI family DNA-binding transcriptional regulator has product MASIKDVAAQAGVSVATVSRVLNSHPSVSPDARARVLAAVDALGYRPNAVARSLRTDQTRTLGLVISDVLNPYFTALARSVEEEARALGYSVIIGNADERPEQQDHHVRTLLDRRIDGLLVSPADGESPLLLDVARAGTPMVFVDRWIPGVDIPVVRADGHRAIQDLVAHLHALGHRRLAIIAGPAATTTGNERVEAFREAMRAHGLALPDAYIGQGDFQADSGRRATEHFLSLPEPPEIVFAADNLMALGALDAIRANGLRVPEDIGIAAFDDIPWFVHTGPPITAIAQPTGDLGRAAVRALVDIVEGRPPQSVTLPATLVVRSSCGERTSIPGSNE; this is encoded by the coding sequence ATGGCGAGCATCAAGGATGTCGCGGCCCAGGCAGGAGTCTCTGTCGCCACGGTCTCCCGTGTCCTCAACAGCCATCCCTCCGTCAGCCCGGACGCACGCGCACGCGTCCTCGCAGCCGTCGACGCCCTCGGCTACCGGCCCAACGCCGTGGCCCGCTCGCTGCGCACCGACCAGACCCGCACGCTCGGCCTCGTCATCAGTGACGTACTCAATCCGTACTTCACCGCGCTCGCCCGCTCCGTCGAGGAGGAGGCCCGTGCGCTCGGCTACAGCGTGATCATCGGCAACGCCGACGAGCGGCCCGAACAGCAGGACCACCACGTCCGCACGCTCCTGGACCGCAGGATCGACGGACTCCTGGTCTCGCCCGCCGACGGCGAGTCGCCGCTGCTGCTGGACGTCGCGCGCGCCGGAACCCCGATGGTCTTCGTCGACCGCTGGATCCCCGGGGTCGACATCCCCGTGGTGCGTGCGGACGGCCACCGAGCCATCCAGGACCTTGTCGCCCATCTCCACGCCCTCGGCCACCGCAGGCTCGCCATCATCGCGGGCCCGGCGGCCACCACCACGGGCAACGAACGCGTCGAGGCGTTCAGGGAGGCCATGCGGGCCCACGGACTTGCGCTCCCCGACGCCTACATCGGCCAGGGCGACTTCCAGGCGGACAGCGGGCGGCGTGCCACCGAGCACTTCCTCTCGCTCCCCGAGCCACCCGAGATCGTGTTCGCCGCCGACAACCTCATGGCACTCGGCGCCCTCGACGCCATCCGCGCAAACGGACTGCGCGTCCCCGAGGACATCGGCATCGCGGCCTTCGACGACATCCCGTGGTTCGTCCACACCGGACCGCCGATCACCGCGATCGCGCAGCCCACGGGCGACCTCGGCCGTGCCGCGGTGCGGGCCCTCGTCGACATCGTCGAAGGCCGCCCCCCTCAGTCCGTCACCCTGCCCGCCACCCTCGTCGTACGCAGCTCCTGCGGCGAGCGCACCTCCATCCCCGGGAGCAACGAGTGA